Proteins encoded within one genomic window of Cotesia glomerata isolate CgM1 unplaced genomic scaffold, MPM_Cglom_v2.3 scaffold_39, whole genome shotgun sequence:
- the LOC123274509 gene encoding kappa-scoloptoxin(11)-Ssd1b-like, which translates to MRDCWPNRLKLTRQIMWKIICLVFIFPALCQSNYTRISSKPSSIIFKYLEGTTGELTLDECGKDQVCNVVHRRFWMPNLAERLCRCPNGEECPWSEETDNSSIVLNNRSILKFCQPITEKQVCKPRQIAAVVRGVINDENTHMIPQNVTVNCICPSTHYWRLKKYEFDENRLYQAYKCSQQRICYSYEFCGFVRSDFYSIYYRCSCPKGNLCITEYKESDQVQEFMYLGTAYKAHCDPWNKTSRIY; encoded by the exons atgcgTGACTGTTGGCCAAACCGTTTAAAGTTAACTCGACAAATAATGTGGAAAATAATTTGCCTGGTATTTATTTTTCCGGCGCTGTGCCAATCAAATTACACGCGGATTAGCAGCAAACCAagcagtattatttttaaatacctCGAAGGT ACTACTGGGGAGTTGACTTTAGATGAATGTGGAAAAGATCAGGTTTGCAATGTTGTGCATCGACGTTTCTGGATGCCTAATTTGGCAGAAAGACTCTGTCGATGTCCCAATGGAGAAGAATGTCCTTGGTCTGAAGAAACTGACAACTCATCGATAGTTCTCAATAACCGATCTATTTTAAAA ttttgtCAACCAATTACTGAAAAACAAGTCTGTAAACCGAGACAAATAGCTGCGGTAGTACGTGGAGTaataaatgatgaaaataCTCATATGATTCCCCAAAATGTCACGGTCAATTGTATATGCCCTTCAACTCATTATtggagattaaaaaaatacgagTTTGATGAAAATCGACTCTACCAAGCATACAAATGCTCGCaa CAAAGAATTTGCTACAGCTATGAATTTTGCGGCTTTGTACGCTCAGATTTCTACTCAATTTACTATCGATGTTCCTGCCCGAAGGGGAATTTATGTATTACCGAGTACAAAGAATCAGACCAGGTTCAAGAATTTATGTACTTAGGAACTGCTTACAAAGCTCACTGTGATCCATGGAATAAAACTAGCAGAAtatactaa